From the genome of Anaerolineae bacterium:
ACAAGGGGCTGGTGGACCGCGCCCAGACAGTATTGGCGGAGCGGCTGGCGCAGGCCGGCGCTTCTGTGGAACGCCTGCCGCAGGAACGAGCAGGCGACCATCTGCGGGCGGTGTGGGCCGGCACCGGCCAGCGCCAACCCGTGCTCCTGCTGGGGCACATTGACACCGTCTGGCCGGCGGGCGAACTGGCGCGCCGGCCCGTACGCATAGAGGACGGCTATCTCTACGGCCCGGGCGCCTTTGACATGAAGGCCGGCCTGGTCATCGCCGTGCATGCCATGGAGGTCCTGCGCGAATTCGACCTGCCGCTGGCTCGCGACGTGGTCCTGCTGGTCAACTCCGACGAGGAGCGGGGCAGTGCCTCCTCGCGCGGCTTGATCGAGTCACAGGCCCGCCAGAGCAGTTATGTGCTGGTGATGGAGCCGGCGCTCGAGCCGGGCATGCTCACCGTCGGGCGCAAAGGTGTGGGGCGCTTCCAGGTGCGCGTGCAGGGCAGGGCCGCACATGCCGGCCGCGAGCCGGAGAAGGGCGTCAGCGCTATCGCTGAGCTGGCCCAGCACATCCTGTATCTCCAATCCCTGAACGACCTGGA
Proteins encoded in this window:
- a CDS encoding M20 family metallopeptidase, giving the protein MRERLPAMLDDLRTLVEQESPTDDKGLVDRAQTVLAERLAQAGASVERLPQERAGDHLRAVWAGTGQRQPVLLLGHIDTVWPAGELARRPVRIEDGYLYGPGAFDMKAGLVIAVHAMEVLREFDLPLARDVVLLVNSDEERGSASSRGLIESQARQSSYVLVMEPALEPGMLTVGRKGVGRFQVRVQGRAAHAGREPEKGVSAIAELAQHILYLQSLNDLEKGVTVTVGVVQGGIRPNVVPAEAVAEVDLRVPTRAEEERLVPLLRGLSPYHPQASVVVEGAVTRPAWEADPTCLALFHRARVVGEHLNMHLERGSSGGGSDGNFTAALGIPTLDGLGPEGAGAHALDERVALDSLPQRAALLAGLLLDLSLNGH